In Cyclopterus lumpus isolate fCycLum1 chromosome 9, fCycLum1.pri, whole genome shotgun sequence, a single genomic region encodes these proteins:
- the LOC117736754 gene encoding fatty acid-binding protein, liver-type-like — translation MFDTMSFSGKYQLESQENFEAFMKAIGLPDELIQKGKDLKSVSEIEQTGDHFKVSVTTGSKVLTNTFQIGQEAELETLTGEKVKATVQRDGNKLKVCLKGIESVTELDGDTIVNTMTLGSIVYKRTSKRI, via the exons ATGTTTGACACCATGTCTTTTTCTGGAAAGTACCAGCTGGAGTCTCAGGAGAACTTTGAGGCTTTCATGAAGGCCATTG GTCTCCCTGACGAACTCATCCAGAAAGGCAAAGACCTCAAGAGTGTCTCTGAGATCGAGCAGACTGGTGACCACTTCAAAGTGTCCGTCACCACTGGCTCCAAGGTCCTCACTAACACCTTCCAGATCGGCCAGGAGGCAGAGCTGGAGACGCTCACTGGGGAGAAGGTTAAG GCGACGGTTCAGCGTGATGGCAACAAGCTGAAGGTCTGCCTAAAGGGAATAGAGTCCGTCACAGAACTGGATGGAGACACAATCGTCAAT ACTATGACTCTTGGCAGCATTGTGTACAAAAGGACAAGCAAACGCATCTAA
- the oxt gene encoding oxytocin-neurophysin 1 — MTGAAVSVCLLFLLSLCSACYISNCPIGGKRSIMDAPLRKCMSCGPGDRGRCFGPNICCGEGLGCLLGSTETARCVEETYLLTPCQAGGRPCGSEGGRCAASGLCCDAESCTTDQSCLVEEEGDDQNGQFEGSDPGDIILRLLHLAGLNSPHRVHQ, encoded by the exons ATGACTGGAGCTGCCGTGTCCGTGTGCCTACTTTTTCTCCTGTCTCTATGTTCAGCGTGTTACATCTCTAACTGTCCTATCGGTGGGAAGAGGTCCATCATGGATGCACCGCTGCGAAAG TGCATGTCCTGTGGACCCGGAGACAGGGGCCGCTGCTTCGGCCCGAATATCTGCTGCGGGGAGGGCCTCGGCTGCCTGCTGGGCTCTACGGAAACGGCTCGCTGCGTGGAGGAGACCTACCTGCTCACCCCCTGCCAGGCAGGAGGGAGACCCTGTGGATCTGAGGGAGGACGCTGCGCTGCTTCAGGACTCTGCTGTGATGCAG AAAGCTGCACCACGGACCAATCCTGCCTCGtcgaggaggaaggagatgacCAGAACGGCCAATTCGAAGGCAGCGACCCCGGTGACATCATCCTCAGGCTCCTGCATCTGGCTGGTCTCAATTCGCCCCATCGAGTTCACCAATGA